The sequence AGTGTAGGCAGTTGATAGTGTGAGTGTTGAGATTGGGGGTGGCAAACGAAAGGGGGTCTTCAACCGTATGGTTTCATTAACCGAGTATTCGAGAGAGCAATGAACACAAAATTGGCATAgtcattgttttttatttttttcatcagaAAGCTCACTATTTGTATATCTGTTTGGGTGACCAGTTGTATTAGTTTTTTATTCCGTATTAATTTTGGTGCAGCTTAGAACTAGTACATTTTATGATGTTCTCTTGATACTCTAGCTACTGTGTTCCGCTTTTGGCAGGGATTTATGCGATGGCTGATACACAATCAGTTGCTACACTTATTGATTTTGCAACTTCAAAGATACAACAATTGCAACAGGCATTTTCCGAACTTGAGAGTCATAGTGCCAtatccttgaatttgaaatggaaagaacttgaagaacatttTCATGGACTTGAGAAGTCTCTTAAAAAAAGGTTTGACAGATTGGAAGATCAGGAAAAGGAATATGTTATAAAGGTTACAGAAGCCCAGGAGATGCTGGAGAAGCGGGAGGCTGATGTTGTGGCTAAGGAGCTTGCATCCTTGGAACGATTGCAGGAGAAAAGAGATGCAGCTCTATCTTCTTTGTTTGATAAATATAAAACCTCTTCCCCGGAACCAATTTGTGAGGGTGTCAGCAATGGCATGGCTGatcctgttataaaagaaaacttTGATGTTGCAGCTGCCAAATCTGGCTCAGAAGATATATATACTATGGAAAATGCAAATGCTTACACTGAGCCTTCTTCAGAACTGATGAAACTGTGTGAAGAAATGGATGCAGAAGGGCTTCACAAGTTTATTTCAGATAATCGTAAGAACTTGAGCTCTATACGTGAGGAAGTTCCGGTAGCATTAAGAAGTGCAGTCAATCCTTTCATATTAGTATTAGATTCCTTGAAGGGCTTCTATGCTGGAGAAATTCTAGGATCAAATGGAAAAAAAGATGGGAACCTTTTGGGCCTGCGAAGGACTTGTCTCATGTTAATGGAATCTCTTGAACAACTTTTGGCAGATTCCCTTTCTGATGAACAGATACTTACTTCAGATATTAAAGAAAAAGCAAAGGTGATAGCTAAAGAATGGAAGCCAAAATTAGATCATCTTGACATTGAAGCTAGCAGTGGAAACTCATTGGAATCACATGCATTTCTTCAGCTTTTGGCTACTTTTGATATTTCTTCAGAGTTTGATCAAGATGAAATCTGCACACTTATTCCAGCTGTTACACGGCGCCGTCAAACTGTTGACTTGTGTCGTTCACTCGGCCTGTCACATAAAATGCCAGGTTGGCAGTACGTTAATTTGATCATATTGAAAATCCATTTACATGTCTAGAAATCGGATAATTCTTTTTCTTGCAGATGGCATTTCTGTTTTGAACATTTTATTGTTCCTCTCTGCAGTGGTATGCATTATTCGCAGTTTTCTTTGATGAATAGTATGTTTAGTTATGAATTATGATTGCAATAAAGATATCATCACTGTGATGCTGTAGCAAATGATTTTACTAAAACAGTGTTCAGGAAGACAATAGAAAGCATGAACAACTGGTCTCAGCATGCAATGGTTTATATTTCTTCCTTTTTCCCAATTTGGGACCATGATCTCCACCATGCAGTTTTTCGTTAAAGTAATCCAATTGATTTGTGATATCCTATTGTTGATGTACTCTTAATTTGGAAATTTGCAAGTATCGATACCTTCTTGTTCTGAATCATACGCTTGGCCCCTAAGTTCTTCTTTCCAGAGCCTGCTTTTTCCAGCATGCTTTTGCGACCACTTGAAGTAATAAGTGATCTTATAAATTTTCACTGTCCGTCTGCTACTTTTAATCAACTAGTGCACTATATATTATTTGCAATAAGGAGTAGAATTTGTGATTTACCCTATATTGCAGTTTGCCTGACTTTTTGTTGTGTGTTTGAAAGGCAATTATTTTAGGACGTGACTAGACTAGCTGTTCAAAGTCCATACATGATATCTTAATTATGTAAGGTCTTAACCTGTCTGAAAATTTTCTTGCTTATAAAGGTGATTATGAGTTCTTTGTTTTAAGTTTTGATTTTGGTaaatatatgcttggaaaatcttTTAAATAGTCATTGCAATGGATTGTTAGGATTGTGATTTAACTCCAATTTGATTATttactatttagaaactgatttgTAATATCTCTTCCCCTGCTTATTAATTTTCAGGCTTTCATAGTGAGCATTCGTAATGGTTTGATTTGAATGTCTTATTGCATAATTTTCACAAGTTCTTTTAAAATTTCCCTCATGCCAATTACTTTTCAGTCTCCTTTGTCGCATCCTACTGTTGGAGAGTATTGAATATGTAGTAATACAATAATTACCTGATAGATCTATGATTCTTTATTTAAGTCTATGCATGTCTTTTTGTTTCATATATACTGACTGAAACTGTTGATTCCTAGGTTTGATCAATGTTCTACTTGATAGTGGGAGGGAAATTGAGGCCATTAATCTCGCATATGCATTCAAACTAACAGAACAATTTGCACCAGTGCCATTACTTAAATCATATTTGAAGGAGGCAAAAAAGGTGTCACAAGTCAAAGCTGGAAGCATGTCTCCTGGTGCACAGGTTTGTCTTCACTAGCTTGATACATTTTCTTTCGTTCATCCATCTATATTGCCATCTGCATCTTCTCTTATATCTAGTGGTGACTACCATCTATTACCTATTTATTTTTCTAGACTGTTATATATTCATCAAATAGTTTAATAGAAACTAGTTTCATTTGGTATTAACAGCCAGTGCAAGGATTTGTGTGTGAGATCATAAACATTGTAAGAGGGAAGGAACGGGCAAAGGAAGAGATAGATGACAAAGATTGGTATAGAGAGAGGGATGGCTGGTGGTGCATTTTTTGTTAGGGCTAGAGTTAATTTTGTGTTGCTTTCTAGTGATAAATTATGTATGCACTAATATGATTGGATCAGACTTGATTGACACCTGGCTTGATTGTAAAATGGGTTGTCGGATCAGTTTGATATTCCAGTTCTTGAATCATAAACTTGATCCATAGCTGGTTTCGACTGGATCAGATCTCATAAGAATCTATATATTTTACAGCCCTATTTTAAATTGGAGCTTTGTCATTGTTACTCACATGATTGAAGGCCTTGGAAGATGGATCTGCAACAAGCTTCCACTGGTTAAGCTTCTACAGCCAATGGAGATAAGAACTTGTTACAAAGGCATCTTCCTTTTGTATCTTCCCTTTCTTCACCTTTCGATCCCACTAGCATGCTTGTGTCGACAGGCAGCATGCCAGACATATTGATGGCATGTATTTAGCAATACAATCAGTTGGCACCTGGGAAGCACGGGCACATCAACTTGTTGGACATATCCATGTCGGACACACGTCGAACACGGATATATCGCCGACACAGCTAGACACgtgtctttatttatttatttatttttatttgggaTATAGTGTATCTGTGTCGAACACTTCTCCTACACCCTTCCCCTTCCTCGTGTGATGCTCGTGTGCGGCGTTGAGTTGCATGGGCTTCACGTGAGGACTGGGAAGCATGGAATCGAGGGAAATCAAACCCACTTATATATGTTGTCCATGGTAAGGTTGAAGCCATTGTTGTGCGCACCATGACTTGTCGATGACCTCACCCTTGTTAGTGACTTCACCATCACTTGCACATGACTCGTGTGGTCGTGCTGTCGGCGACCTCACCCTCGTCGACGACCGCACGAGCACTTGTCGCGCAACCCATGTGGTCGTGCCCTCGACGACTCATCGATGACTTCACCAGCATCGTCACATGACTCGCGCGGTCGTGCCCTCAACGACCCGCCATTGGCAGCCTCGCTTGTGGGTTTCCATCGGCATCCCTCTTGTCGATCCATCACCTGGCACATATGCAAACAGCAAACACCGCAACCTCAACCGCGGAAAGCCTTCTCTCTATGtctttatagtattttatttaaGGAGTTGATCACCTTTTATATTCCCTAAATTACAATGTCACCTAACTATATTGATGATAAATGAGGTTATTGTCTCTTATTAGTAATAAGTCCTGTATAAAATTTATAACAGAATTAAAGTAAATTATGTGGATATATgctaataatttattaaaaaataccaaatgtactataaaatttaaatttaaatactataaaactcatATTAAACAAATATtgtatatattaaaaaaacatgTGTTATTGTTGTGTCCATatcctaattttttaaaaaattatgatgtgTTGTCGTGTCCATGTCATGTCGTGTCGTATCCATGTCTATGCTTCTTAGGTTCGCACATCTGATATATGAAAGGGtttttttattatcaataatACCGCAGGAATGTGCTTATATGGGAGTTCAAAATGGAGCATCTCATTGCTAGAGTTGGGTTCTCACCGTTACACTTTCCATAGCTCACATTTCATCAATCTAAATAGTTTCTGATAGGTTGTTATCCCTCTTAAAATAATGTCAAGTTTGGCAGATATGTTATAGTAAGTCCATTGAAATCAGACTACATGAGCAATAAATCTTCAAATTGATCTATTAATCAGAGATGAATTATGTCTCACTTATTAGTTTTTCTCTTTTCATACTCTTTTTCTGCTCCCTGTGATTGGTGACAGTTATTTAATGGCCTTGGAGTAATTATCAACTTAAGATGCCCTTAGGCTTCTTCACCTGAGTCTTTGCTAGTGTTCTTTTGGCGGCAAATATGAGCAAATATTTACAATATAATTGAACATAAATAGGTTTCATGTAAGTTTGAATAGATAGGTAATCCAGTGGATTGTAATTAAATTTTGAGAATACACATGATATCTGGTCACGGGGTGTCACCAGAAAAGTCTCGTGTATCTTGAATTTGATTTATATCACCTGATGTTTTCTTCAGAATCTactggttttttctttttttggcagTCATTTCTGATCAATGGTACATCTGTGACTTTCTTCTTGTGGAGGTTTTAACTTTTAAGTTTTAAGTACCTAAAATGTATGTAGTTAGCTGGTCTTAGATAACATTTCTTTTAGATATCTATATGTTTTGGCTGTCGTGTTGCATTAGCTATTTTTCTTGTTGTCTTTCAAGTAAACTAAGTATCACTTTGCTGTGTACCAATATAGTATATGATGCTAGCATGCTGATGAGGATTCAAGTACAAATTACCAAACTATAGTGGTATATGCTAGTCTGACCTGTAAACTGACCATGTCGAGAAAATACTGACAATATGATATCTCAAGCAGTATACCATGGTATACCATACCGTATTAACACCACTAATGGATAGTTATTCATTTCAAATATTTTGCCTTTCCACACATCCATTTTTGCTGACATGCATAATAAGCATGGATGGGTACAATGTTTTTGTTCTGGTAATAAGGTTCTTGCTTAAAACCTCCCCAAATTACTGTTTTATATCAAAAAACACTTAAATCACAACGTAAGGCAGTCCGATTGAAATTTGTACATTCTAGATTATACCATGTATCACATAGCATTATTTTCTGATATCTCAATTAATTAAAAATGTTGTTAACTATTTCTATGATTACAAGATCATGATGTTTTTAGGTAGCTACAGCATAAATTGTGTTATTTCACTGTCTTCTGGTCCTTTGAAAAGCATTAGTAACAAACAAATTAAAAGATTGTATCTTCTGGGGTATTGTTTAATCGCTGTTAGTAATAGAAAAACCCATTATCCATGGTAACATGTGCAATGggtcaatataatatttttttattactatAACTAATATTTTAGGTAAATCTTCATGGCTGCACCTGATAGGCAGTTTGAGAATATTAAGATTCTATAGTATGTAGAGATGATAATATTGTCATCAGCTATACAATAGAATTTGATCTACTCAAAGATAGTTCTTTTCTTTTGAAAAGGTAGAAAACTCAAAAGCAATTATCTAGGATTCTATATCCATTTTTGACTTATATAAAATTCAAGATAAAGattcaattttaatcatgaattatgttgatattttattaatttttgtgTGGCAACTAAGGGTTTAATCCATCTCACTTTATTAATGGGCATTAGCTCTATGTTTAAACAAAACAATGTTACCAGTCTACCAGATATAGGATTTGCTTTTCCCTTCTTAACTTTGATGTCTTTTCTCCTTATTTCTGAACTCAATGGTATATGACATATGTGCCTTGGATGGGTTTGTCTTGCTAGCTTGGTAAGAGGACAAAAGAGAGATAAATTTGTCATAGCCAGTCATGTGTACCTATGGCAGTCCCATGACCAGTCACAATGTAAAATGGTATTTTTAGAGTTCTTTTTATGATTTGCTCATTGGTTGCATGAACTGCATTGTACAAAAGTTAAATGTCCTACGTTCCAAGTGGTCTTTAAGGTACGACCTTCTCGCCTTTAAGGTGCATTGGTAATATCTGGTCCAGCATGTGGGCGTCTATTTACTTTAGAAGGGTGCTTGTTTGACTTATTTGAAATGGCATCAGCTTTAATTAATaagttgagaatttttttttacttaatttctGGGTCAAATTTCAGCATTAATGCATATTATGTAGTTAATTTTCTCGTCTAACTATGTCTCGAAGATTGCATCCCAGTAATATGTTTGTTTGACATGCCAATTAGATGGAATAATTAGTTCCCTCTTGAAACTGATTCTATGGCCAGCTATTATTTTCTGTCACACCTCACTATTGTGATGTAGAACAACTGTTGTGTGGACATATGATAGGATGAAGCATTTATGTGGCCAGAATTATCTATAATTGAAATACCAAATCCGGGAAAACATGAGTCGTTGGTATATATGATCAACTGCTCCAATTTTCTGAAAACTGCAAAATTTTGTGTTTTGCTTGACAACTTGTATGCATCACATATCCACATATTTAACAAACACTAGGGTAATCTTGCTACTGCTCCAATTTTCTTTTACTGTCTAACCTGTAACTTGCGATTGTTTGTGTCACAAGTCTTTTTTGATTATTTCAGAATGAAATAAATGAACGTGAACTATCTGCCCTTAAAGCTGTCATCAAGTGCATCGAGGAACACAAACTCGAGGAGCAATACCCTGTCGATCCACTTCAGAAGCGTATCCTCCAGCTAGAAAAAGCAAAGGCTGACAAGAGGAGGGCTGCTGAAGCTGCAAAGCCGCAATCCAAGAGACCCCGAGCCACTGGCAGCGTTTACACTCCTCGAATTACCAGCATGCCTGACAAAAGCTTCTACTGTGGCCCTCCTGAGAGATTCGCGTACCCGTACGATAGGCAGTATGTCTACCCAGCTGAAGCTCACCATCCTACACTGATGGGTTCTGCTCCATACACCATCTCCCCTCCACACACCACGTACTATGGAAATGGCTACCAGGTCCAGTACCAGACTGCCTACCTGCACTAATGGAGAAGGCTAGTGATCATGATCTCCTCTTAACTACTAGCTTTTTAACCCATCGGGGTACTTCCAATATGTTAATTAACTAAATCTGCATAACCAAAAGATTAGCCTGTTAATCGCACTAAGTGGTTGCCCACCTTCTAGTGGTGGAAGCTTATGTGTTGTTTATCCTTTTTGACTGAATGACACAAACTCTTCTAATGCCCAGTTTGATCCTATGTTCAAGTTCTTAAAGCAATTTTGTCTTCTATGCTTCTGTGTTTTGATTTATACTTCAAAGAGCTGTTGGTCTAATGCTTATGATTTTATTGGTTGCTTTCTGGCTTTTCAACATTGATTACTCATAAGGTTTCCTCAAGTGCATGTGGGACATTGGTTTCTTCTTGATTCACTAATTATCAAAAGTTACTTTGCCTTAACAGTTCATTAAAATTTTCTCCTCAACATTGATGTCAAGACATGTTGTGCTCCTTTGCCTCTGCAGTCCCTTCTTTCTGTTTCACCTCAAGCGGTGGCACCCAAGATTTGCTAATCAGGTCGGTCGGTATTTATCGGTTCGACTTATGTTTAACGGCGGCATTCGCCtcgcctcctcttctttctttcactTCATGGTCTGATCATGAGCTGATACGAATTCGACAACCGAAACTGCAAACCTTTGGTTGTGACCGATACTTGTGCTAGATTCGACAACCGAAACTACAAACATTTGGTTGCGACCAATGCTTGTGCTAGAGTCTGCTCAAGTATATCGGAATGGTGAAGCTTGTTGGAAGCCTCATGCCTCATGTCACGTAAGGCAACCCAGTCTATACGTTGCAACCAAGCTCTCACAAAACTTTCTTGCTGGATCAAAGGAAATCTATCAGCACTTTAATTAGGGAAAGAAAAACTTTCTAATAATTATGGCATTCTTTCAGGCTAAACCACAATACCGATACATGCTTGAAGAGGCACATCAAGAAAGATCTTTCGGGTTCCACCACCAAAAGGCAACTTTGGCCTCCAACAAGAGTAAATTATGCGACAAAGCTCGAGACTAGGATCATATAAGCAGGCTTCATGATGATGTTGTAACAAGCAAAAATGGTTGGTGCATTCAGCTAAAAAACTCGACAGGCTGAACATCCAACAAAATGAAACAGTCAAGTCTGTGAATAGGTTTTTATATGGAGTACAAGTTGAATTTGTTCATGGTGATCGGAACAGTAAAGGAGAACGATATCGATAAGCTTGTCTAGAATAACAATTCAGCACTGATTGCATTTGGAAGTTTGTGAAGCAATAGAAACTAAAGCAGTCCTCTCCCTCATTCTTACAACGATAAAGATGTATCATCGTCATCAACATGTTTCATTCCACATGCCTCTAATTCTTCTCGACAACATAGGAAGCTACATCTAGCCATCATATGGTCATTTAAGCCTTGGGCACGGAATAGAAGTTGAGGTAATACCAAGCTGCAAAGGCAGAGCCGAGGACCAGCAGAGGCAGGAGGAAGTCCGAGAAGTTGTAGGAAGGGGGTGGCTGCTTCCGCTGCAATCGCTGTAGTCCGCTGACTGGTTTGCTAGGCTCGTCGACGGCAACATGACCCTCGACGGTGCCGATCACATAGCCTTCCATCATGATAATGGCAGTGGAGCTGTGACCCACATCATCGAATGCTTGGGTAGCATCGCCACCGGCTTCAGATCAGATCAATTCCAACCAATCACACCACAAAAACATTAAATAATCAGTGATTTACGGATGCCACAAAAAGGAaattcacatgcatatcttttagatatCGTtgcttcgcatgatttaactgatcaACAAATTAATTTGAGCAATCAGCATACATATGGCTCAAATAGTATATAATtactaaaatatttctttttttagaaGTAAGGAAACCAAGGACTCATAAGTCTATCGGGTCACCTTTACCCACGTAGGTGCTTTTAGGGGCTCACGAGCTATGCGAAACGGGTAATTCCTCGCGAGTCTACGGGATCGCACCAATGACAGTCGATTAAGTGACTTATCAAGATCCGTACGAGAGAATCTAAAAATACAACAGGAAGATTCAGAAAAGTTTCTACTTAAATTCCAAATTTCACTTTATAAAATGCATTTGGacacaactctctatttagtctgACCTATTCAGAAAATTTTGTTTTCCGGGGTCTACTTCAATTCCAAATTTCACTTTATAAAATCCATTGGACCAAACAATTCTACTCTATTTAGTCTGACCAAACTCGTAGTCCTTTTTATCCATCTTCATTTACGATAACCAGTTCTAGTTGTTCTTCTTCGTCAAGCTCAAGTTCCTCTTCTTCATCACCTTGATTTAGGGTGACCAGTTCAAGTCGttgctcctttttcttcttccacatcttcttgttCTACTCCCAATCGTTTCATCCTCTTCATACCAGGGGGAATCGGGTCTTTCGATAGTGGCTAATTTTTCCTATCGAATAATATGATGCAATGCAACAACACCACATAGCAGTGCCAGAAATCAGGTAAAAGTCTATAAAATCTGCTGAATTTGATGTTACAAAGCTGGAACAAAAGGAACATACACGACATGTAAAAAAAACAAGAACGGAGATGGATCAGTACAAGCGCACCTGATGCATGGAGGATCACATCCTCCCCTCCCGGATGATCCTCCAAGAAGGTGGTCACATCATAAACCTAGATTACAGTACACCAAaccatgaaaacatacatcaagcTAAGAAAGCCAAACAGATGGAAGCCTCGGGAAGAGTGTTGGGACCTTGCCATGGATGGACACCCAGCAGTCTTTCTTGGAGGCGTGGAGTGAGATCTCAGAGGGAGAGTACTTCTTCAAGGCCTGCATGGTGGACTTGGGGAAGTCAGGAAGAAGAAACGAAGAGAGCTCACCTCCTCCTCTTTGTTTGGCGTGTAGAGGTGGCAGATGCAGAGAAATATGAAGACAAGAGAGGTGTTATTGTAGACTGGGGTGATGGATCACATGCAACTAAAGTTGTAAAACCCAAGCTACAATTTTATACTTCACATGTGAGAGGCATTGATGGATTTGATTCAcctaaaatgatatatatatatatatatatatatatatgtgtgtgtgtgtgtgagaggcaTTGATGGATTTGATTCAcctaaaatgatatatatatatatatatatatatatatatatatatatgatatcattgccaaatcttaaatttaaaatcttATCATCGTAATTAATCATCCCTTTATAAGTTAATCGAATACAAAATAAAGTTGTGAGAGCAAATTTGCTATTTGCAGAATTTGAAAGGTTGGATTTGCAACTGGTACGTGTCAATGGTTGCGTGGCTATGCCATACGCAGTTTAGAGAGTTGCAGCCAATCCGACTGTCGCTGCTGCGTTGAGAATTGTGCCCTGAAATCAAACGGGCGCATCGTGGGAGAGATGCGCGAGCGGTCAAGATCAATCGACGTCTGACGACGAGCACGTCGTCGATGTGATCACGTGATGCACGAGATTCGAGGACGGCGAGAGCGTGGCGAACGCGAAGGCACGAGGGTCGGAGCTTTTTTGGCTGCGTATGCGACAGAAGCTTGCAAGTTGCTGAAAAAATCGCACAACCGTATCATCGCTGATTGATTGATGCTGACGTGGGAAATTAGATCCAGATTTACGTAAAAAAATAACAATATTTTCCATCATAAGCCCTCCGATATCTAAGTCACAATCTCCCTAACGTTGAATTAGAAATAATACAAAATTTTAAGAAGACATTCAATATATTGCAACAATGCATACTATAGTTATCATTCGAACTAATTAGGCTGATGACATTAAGACGATAAATCATAGagcataattttattttatacacAATGGCAATAATAGAACATTTAAGAAATAAGACTTATAATTCAAGCATTGGATCTAAATACAATCGATTAGTTTTTGTAAACAAGAAAATTTGGTGGGTCCAATCCAAGCCATATTATTCtgctttttctttattttataaataagacAATAATTACAAGTTCATCGATCAATAGAGTTGGGATAATACGAGATAACTGATATCTGCTTAATCACACAATATCAGTTCCAATCACTTTCACGCACTTAAAATGAGATCAAGATTAAGCTGAAGCATCGAATGAGAAATCATCCTGACCGACCGACTTATATAGCCTCGTGCATTGGGTACACCCTGATCGAATACGAGTAGCCTCGTGTATTGGGTACACCCTTCACTGTGACTTGTATAGTCCAAGAGGGATTCTCAATCCAACGGCCTGACCGACCACCGATAACCAAGCAGATAAATAGTGAAGGGGCCGAGGCTGGTTGTATGCCGCATTGCTTCCGATCAAAACCTTCAGCCAGTCACTAGTTCCACAAGGATGTAAAGTATACCATGGTCGACGTAGGTAAGGATGATCCTGCAAGTCTCGAGAATTCAGCCCATTTCAGCATATGAAGGTCAATAATCACCACGTACtgcaacaaaagaacaaaaaagttgTCTTTGCACCAGTTGAAGCATTGCATTCTCAATAAAATCAATATATTAAGAGAGTATAAACTAGAAGCAAGACACTGAAAGTGAGGACCTCCTGTGTCATGAATGTCCATTTTGATTCCCTAAGTCCTTTGAGAGAGTATGCAGGAA comes from Musa acuminata AAA Group cultivar baxijiao chromosome BXJ3-3, Cavendish_Baxijiao_AAA, whole genome shotgun sequence and encodes:
- the LOC135633985 gene encoding FRIGIDA-like protein 3, translated to MADTQSVATLIDFATSKIQQLQQAFSELESHSAISLNLKWKELEEHFHGLEKSLKKRFDRLEDQEKEYVIKVTEAQEMLEKREADVVAKELASLERLQEKRDAALSSLFDKYKTSSPEPICEGVSNGMADPVIKENFDVAAAKSGSEDIYTMENANAYTEPSSELMKLCEEMDAEGLHKFISDNRKNLSSIREEVPVALRSAVNPFILVLDSLKGFYAGEILGSNGKKDGNLLGLRRTCLMLMESLEQLLADSLSDEQILTSDIKEKAKVIAKEWKPKLDHLDIEASSGNSLESHAFLQLLATFDISSEFDQDEICTLIPAVTRRRQTVDLCRSLGLSHKMPGLINVLLDSGREIEAINLAYAFKLTEQFAPVPLLKSYLKEAKKVSQVKAGSMSPGAQNEINERELSALKAVIKCIEEHKLEEQYPVDPLQKRILQLEKAKADKRRAAEAAKPQSKRPRATGSVYTPRITSMPDKSFYCGPPERFAYPYDRQYVYPAEAHHPTLMGSAPYTISPPHTTYYGNGYQVQYQTAYLH
- the LOC103978501 gene encoding uncharacterized protein LOC103978501 yields the protein MQALKKYSPSEISLHASKKDCWVSIHGKVYDVTTFLEDHPGGEDVILHASAGGDATQAFDDVGHSSTAIIMMEGYVIGTVEGHVAVDEPSKPVSGLQRLQRKQPPPSYNFSDFLLPLLVLGSAFAAWYYLNFYSVPKA